In Thioalkalivibrio paradoxus ARh 1, the following are encoded in one genomic region:
- a CDS encoding MltF family protein, with protein MPDFSDRSPVTWLTLCLALLFASWTLAAGADDGSLPELQAPSFSLPSAWHGDLDGMRERRLIRVGTAFSRTHYFLDGLTQRGLTYDLLQQFEEFLNRELETPKALPVRILIVPMPRDRLLPALAAGHLDIVAANLTITPERSETVAFAAPFGVGTAEVVVLGPESPALASLDDLAGTTAYLRESSSYWLSVEALNRSLVERGLAPVLRFAVDAHLEDEDLLEMVAAGILPYAIVDEHKARFWADVIDGLTLREDLALREGAAIAWALRKNTSELQALVDRFVPDVKAGSLTGNILLKRYLRDNPWVRNPGATVDRKRFEAVMHLFQEYAGRYGFDWLLVAAQAYQESRIDQTARSPAGAIGIMQLLPSTAADPAVGIPDISTEESNIHAGTRYLRVLVDQYLADPELDDLNRTLLAFAAYNAGPGNLNRIRNRAAEMDLDPNRWFGHAELAAAKLIGRETVTYVSNIAKYYFAFRLIAERIEERERARQAVETP; from the coding sequence ATGCCTGATTTTTCGGATCGAAGTCCCGTGACCTGGCTGACGCTGTGCCTCGCGCTCCTGTTCGCTTCGTGGACACTGGCCGCAGGCGCGGACGACGGCTCGCTGCCGGAACTCCAGGCGCCAAGCTTTTCACTGCCGTCCGCCTGGCACGGCGATCTCGACGGCATGCGCGAGCGGCGTCTGATCCGTGTCGGCACCGCGTTTTCCCGGACCCATTATTTCCTCGACGGCTTGACCCAGCGGGGCCTTACCTACGATCTCCTTCAGCAGTTCGAGGAATTCCTGAACCGGGAGCTGGAGACACCCAAGGCGCTGCCGGTCCGCATCCTGATCGTACCGATGCCCCGCGACCGGCTTCTCCCGGCCCTTGCGGCGGGACACCTGGACATCGTCGCCGCCAACCTGACGATCACCCCTGAACGCAGCGAAACCGTCGCATTCGCGGCACCGTTCGGTGTCGGCACCGCAGAAGTCGTCGTGCTCGGGCCGGAGTCGCCTGCCCTCGCCTCTCTCGACGACCTGGCGGGTACCACCGCCTATTTGCGCGAGTCCAGCAGCTACTGGTTGAGCGTCGAAGCGCTGAACCGGTCACTGGTGGAGCGCGGGCTTGCTCCGGTCCTTCGCTTCGCCGTGGATGCGCATCTGGAAGATGAAGACCTGCTGGAGATGGTCGCTGCCGGAATCCTGCCCTACGCGATCGTCGATGAACACAAGGCCCGGTTCTGGGCGGACGTGATCGACGGGCTCACTCTGAGGGAGGATCTCGCATTGCGTGAAGGTGCGGCCATCGCCTGGGCGCTGCGCAAGAACACTTCCGAACTCCAAGCGCTGGTCGACCGATTCGTCCCGGACGTGAAGGCCGGCAGCCTGACCGGCAACATCCTGCTGAAGCGTTATCTGCGCGACAACCCGTGGGTGCGCAACCCGGGCGCGACCGTGGACCGAAAGCGTTTCGAGGCGGTGATGCACTTGTTCCAGGAATATGCTGGACGTTACGGCTTCGACTGGCTGCTCGTCGCCGCCCAGGCCTACCAGGAGTCGCGCATCGACCAGACCGCGCGCAGCCCGGCCGGCGCCATCGGCATCATGCAGCTGCTGCCGTCTACTGCGGCCGATCCGGCGGTGGGAATCCCGGACATCAGCACCGAGGAGAGCAACATTCATGCTGGCACCCGGTACCTGAGGGTGCTGGTCGACCAGTATCTCGCGGATCCCGAGCTCGATGATCTCAACCGGACGCTGCTTGCCTTTGCCGCGTACAACGCAGGTCCTGGCAACCTCAATCGCATACGGAACCGCGCCGCAGAAATGGACCTCGATCCCAACCGCTGGTTCGGGCATGCCGAACTCGCCGCGGCCAAGCTGATCGGCCGGGAAACCGTGACCTATGTCAGCAATATCGCGAAGTACTACTTTGCCTTCCGGCTCATCGCAGAACGGATCGAGGAGCGCGAACGGGCGCGCCAGGCGGTCGAAACCCCCTGA